In the Podospora bellae-mahoneyi strain CBS 112042 chromosome 4, whole genome shotgun sequence genome, one interval contains:
- the NAG5 gene encoding N-acetylglucosamine kinase 1 (COG:G; EggNog:ENOG503NXKB), whose protein sequence is MASLRDLLLAVIKSLFRGRSFLQALLAFWTTSTESSPTLREPPSKDGSTSISDFLAKAESLLLDPTQPDKRRALSQKLKLEFREGLLSNPACMLPSYHTELPTGDESGQYLAVDVGGSTLRVALVDLKGRGSSGGPESVIVSIDTFNIDNDIRALKGRAFFDWMAEKIYQTVAKDSRQGHCADDPLLLGLSWSFPIEEPAPQTYLLRPMGKSFHAADGLLNQNLYSILQTSCLHHNLHVSLSAIVNDSSATLLSAAYSHPSTTTFGLILGTGVNIAAYLPVTTISPSKLPPRPQTLATHVIVNTELGMFGGPSLPSTKWDKALKASHPRPDFQPLEHLVSGFYLGEVARLILVDAIHETGAFGGVVPDSLAREYTLDAKTLSLLESDPLHFQTLHPSPYPPSQTDLSLLTSIASLITQRSASILAASLHALHEINLEASSPQKQPQKTTTIAYTGSVIEHYPHYLFHLQSYLDQLTLNTPTTFKLVPAKQSSVLGAAVALACVDKQSTRS, encoded by the exons ATGGCATCTCTGCGTGACTTACTCCTGGCCGTCATCAAATCGCTTTTCCGAGGCCGATCATTTCTCCAAGCTTTGTTAGCTTTCTGGACAACCTCGACTGAGTCCTCACCAACCCTACGTGAACCACCCAGCAAGGATGGCTCAACCTCTATCAGCGATTTCCTCGCAAAAGCCGAGAGTTTGCTTTTGGATCCTACTCAACCAGACAAGCGTAGAGCTCTGTCACAAAAGCTGAAGCTTGAGTTTCGTGAGGGCCTCCTCTCAAATCCGGCTTGCATGCTTCCCTCGTACCATACCGAGCTTCCCACGGGAGATGAGTCGGGTCAATATCTGGCTGTTGACGTTGGGGGCTCAACCTTGCGAGTTGCTCTGGTGGACCTCAAGGGCAGGGGTTCTTCAGGAGGTCCAGAGAGCGTCATCGTCAGCATTGACACCTTCAATATCGACAATGATATCAGAGCATTGAAGGGCAGAGCCTTTTTTGACTGGATGGCTGAGAAAATCTACCAAACTGTGGCAAAAGACAGCAGGCAGGGTCACTGTGCTGATGACCCGTTATTGCTTGGGCTGTCGTGGAGCTTTCCAATTGA AGAACCCGCCCCCCAAAcctacctcctccgccccatGGGAAAATCCTTCCACGCCGCCGACGGCCTCTTGAACCAAAACCTCTACTCCATACTCCAAACCTCTtgcctccaccacaacctaCACGTCTCCCTTTCAGCCATAGTAAACGACTCCTCCGCCACGCTCCTCTCCGCAGCTTACTCCCATCCCTCAACCACAACCTTCGGTCTAATCCTCGGCACAGGCGTCAACATCGCCGCCTACctccccgtcaccaccatcagcccCTCCAAACTCCCCCCCCGTCCCCAAACCCTCGCCACTCACGTAATAGTAAACACAGAACTCGGTATGTTCGGcggcccctccctcccctcaacaaAATGGGACAAGGCCCTCAAAGCCTCCCACCCAAGACCAGACTTTCAGCCCCTGGAGCATCTCGTCAGCGGGTTCTACCTCGGCGAGGTGGCCAGGTTGATTTTGGTCGATGCAATCCACGAAACGGGGGCATTCGGCGGGGTTGTCCCGGATTCTTTAGCGAGGGAATACACCCTCGATGCAAAGACTCTATCTCTTCTCGAAAG TGACCCCCTCCACttccaaaccctccacccttccccctaccccccctcccaaaccgacctctccctcctcacctcaaTCGCCTCCCTCATAACCCAACGCTCagcctccatcctcgccgcctccctccacGCACTTCACGAAATAAACCTCGAAGCTTCTTCCCCTCAAAAACAACCCCAgaagacaacaacaatagCCTACACCGGCTCTGTGATAGAGCACTACCCCCATTACCTCTTCCACTTGCAATCCTACCTCGACCAACTAACACTcaacacacccaccacctttAAGCTCGTCCCCGCAAAACAAAGTTCAGTTTTGGGTGCAGCAGTGGCGTTGGCTTGTGTGGACAAGCAAAGCACGAGATCCTGA
- a CDS encoding hypothetical protein (EggNog:ENOG503NUVH; COG:E) — translation MASYNGMPAMSSGATGPDALGHQGQQSLGIDGFDPHSMTFDDPLLHNLPFTPTAAYDFDTLSTTFEDPFSYPARPFGNDVANTAFMGNLGGLGVDPESCYNGNHGGAEGSSSPQELDNKLLGFGAVVPGKATLIDPLGQFIEPMMSAELYGMFFVAEDVFGADNGGDNRRPMELTCYRRNLWQCSGQITLPRQVAQYAVADGQQRMPVVELAASITALESIEGKQTEIISIPWKSNNPALGGVTEESTKSAGAPAITVLDLGSGQEIDGTNRVTVGVSWKRLQFKHATANNGRRKGLQQHYVVQINLLVKGKGGEYVKVAEVQSGPVIVRGRSPRNFDSRKDVPLSGDKRLLERKSIEGLSSGSTTTKQQQQHTGTPQSQPQSQDFGQGFLHRYQGMGSLPSTTDWSTPRPFLSPNPQQQHASKKLALSSPSLNRPPVPPWVPIDATLATPLPTGKQLQHTSNLLKPTRGLHSTSQSNNLPINLSLSEDERSPPNLNRSNSSGGESSQSPQQHFSMSSSSKAGNSRPGLGHKSQRTESGGAQQLNSPQDQTEVDMLYEYFPLSVDDWMPPVDAIYRPHVVHHTIVPPEVKAQQLRSKGKRYFAAD, via the exons ATGGCCAGCTACAATGGCATGCCGGCCATGTCCTCCGGCGCCACGGGTCCTGACGCCCTGGGACATCAAGGCCAGCAATCGCTCGGCATCGACGGCTTTGATCCGCACAGTATGACATTTGACGACCCGTTGCT CCACAACCTCCCATTTACCCCGACAGCCGCATACGATTTTGACACCCTTAGCACAACATTTGAAGACCCGTTCTCCTACCCAGCCAGACCGTTCGGTAACGATGTCGCCAACACCGCTTTCATGGGAAATTTGGGAGGGCTAGGCGTCGACCCAGAAAGCTGCTACAATGGCAACCACGGTGGCGCCGAGGGgtcatcctccccacaaGAACTCGACAACAAActcctcggcttcggcgCGGTTGTCCCAGGCAAAGCCACCCTGATCGACCCCTTGGGACAGTTTATCGAACCTATGATGAGCGCAGAGTTATACGGCATGTTCTTTGTCGCCGAGGACGTCTTTGGGGCAGATAACGGCGGCGATAACCGACGTCCGATGGAGTTGACTTGCTACAGGAGGAATCTATGGCAGTGTTCGGGGCAGATTACTCTCCCGAGACAAGTGGCGCAATATGCTGTGGCCGATGGGCAGCAACGGATGCCAGTGGTGGAATTAGCGGCATCTATCACGGCGCTCGAGAGTATTGAAGGGAAACAAACGGAGATCATTTCCATCCCGTGGAAGAGTAACAATCCTGCTCTAGGAGGAGTGACTGAGGAATCGACAAAGTCCGCAGGGGCGCCAGCGATAACTGTGTTGGACTTGGGGTCGGGCCAGGAGATTGATGGGACGAACAGAGTGACGGTGGGGGTGTCGTGGAAGAGACTGCAGTTTAAGCATGCCACCGCGAACAATGGGCGGAGGAAGGGACTCCAGCAGCATTACGTGGTGCAGATAAATTTGCTGGTtaaggggaagggtggagAGTATGTCAAGGTTGCCGAAGTTCAGTCGGGACCGGTCATTGTGCGAGGCAGAAGTCCCAGGAATTTTGACAGTAGGAAAGACGTGCCTCTATCAGGAGACAAGAGGCTACTGGAGAGGAAAAGCATCGAGGGGTTGAGTTCGGGCTCTACGACTAcgaagcaacagcagcaacatacGGGAACTCCACAGAGCCAGCCCCAGAGTCAAGATTTTGGGCAAGGTTTTCTTCATAGATATCAGGGGATGGGAAGTTTACCG TCCACGACAGATTGGTCAACTCCTCGACCGTTCCTctcaccaaacccccagcaacagcacgcCAGTAAGAAGCTAGCTTTGTCCTCTCCAAGTCTCAACCGGCCGCCAGTACCGCCCTGGGTGCCAATAGATGCCACATTAGCAACTCCATTGCCAACCGGCAAACAATTACAACACACTAGCAACCTTTTGAAGCCAACCCGCGGACTACATTCTACTTCCCAgtccaacaacctccctatcaacctctccctctcagAAGATGAGCGCAGCCCACCAAACTTGAATCGATCTAATTCCTCGGGTGGCGAATCGTCTCAAAGCCCACAGCAGCACTTTTCCatgtcgtcatcgtcaaaaGCGGGGAATAGCAGGCCGGGTTTGGGACACAAGAGCCAGAGGACTGAGAGTGGGGGTGCGCAGCAGCTTAACAGTCCGCAGGATCAGACGGAGGTGGATATGTTGTATGAGTATTTTCCATTGAGTGTGGATGACTG GATGCCGCCGGTGGATGCGATTTATCGACCGCATGTGGTTCATCATACTATTGTGCCGCCTGAGGTGAAGGCGCAGCAACTGAGGAGTAAGGGAAAGAGGTATTTCGCTGCTGACtga
- the NAG1_2 gene encoding Glucosamine-6-phosphate isomerase (Glucosamine-6-phosphate deaminase) (GNPDA) (GlcN6P deaminase) (COG:G; EggNog:ENOG503NVFS), with the protein MRLIIRDNGEAASRYAANYIVERINIFRPGPTNPFVLGLPTGSSPEIVYRILVEKHRAGKVSFQNVVTFNMDEYIGLPRDHPESYHSFMHKHFFSHIDINPDNINMLDGNASDLEAHCSDYEAKIKALGGINLFLAGIGEDGHIAFNEPGSSLASRTRVKTLTYDTILANSRFFANDVGKVPKMALTVGVQTILDSREVVALVIGARKAIALQHCIEQGVNHMWTLSALQLHPYPLIVCDEDATLELQVKTVKYFKSIEQVARSNGLEQGLPLKISTSHVPTLHDTPPSPAQTPVRFRMRIPTKAELFGESAYTVESGCPSPRLDSMSARIKKDERCPSPRFDAMSSRLKSDKADHSDHDRAPDSDSLWRFILPLQLQDHKDGHSGTTD; encoded by the exons ATGAGACTCATCATCAGAGACAACGGAGAGGCTGCCAGCCGATACGCCGCCAACTACATTGTCGAGAGAATCAACATCTTCCGCCCTGGCCCAACGAATCCCTTTGTACTAGGTCTTCCTACCGGATCCAGTCCTGAGATCGTATACCGAATTCTTGTCGAGAAGCATCGTGCCGGCAAGGTCTCGTTTCAAAATGTTGTGACTTTCAACATG GACGAGTACATTGGACTCCCACGAGACCATCCCGAGAGCTACCACTCGTTTATGCACAAACACTTCTTCTCGCACATTGATATCAATCcggacaacatcaacatgcTTGATGGCAACGCCTCCGACCTAGAGGCCCATTGTTCCGACTACGaagccaagatcaaggctcTGGGAGGAATCAACCTCTTCCTGGCGGGcattggtgaagatggccaCATCGCCTTCAACGAGCCCGGCTCAAGCTTGGCCTCTCGTACTCGCGTCAAGACACTTACCTAcgacaccatcctcgccaacagCCGCTTCTTTGCTAATGACGTGGGAAAGGTACCCAAGATGGCCTTGACTGTTGGAGTTCAGACTATTCTCGACTCCCGCGAAGTGGTTGCCCTCGTCATCGGTGCCCGGAAGGCCATTGCTCTCCAACACTGCATCGAGCAAGGGGTGAATCACATGTGGACCTTGTCTGCCTTGCAGTTGCATCCATATCCTCTGATTGTGTGCGACGAGGACGCCACACTGGAGCTGCAGGTAAAGACGGTCAAGTACTTCAAGAGTATTGAGCAGGTTGCTCGATCCAATGGCCTTGAGCAAGGCCTGCCTCTCAAAATCAGCACCAGTCATGTGCCCACGCTTCATGAtacaccaccgtccccaGCGCAGACCCCTGTTCGGTTCAGGATGCGAATCCCCACGAAAGCGGAATTATTTGGCGAGTCGGCGTACACGGTCGAGTCCGGTTGCCCTTCTCCCAGATTAGACTCCATGTCGGCTCGAATCAAGAAAGACGAACGATGCCCTTCACCGCGCTTTGATGCCATGTCCAGTCGGCTCAAGAGTGACAAGGCTGATCACTCCGACCATGATCGGGCGCCTGATTCCGACAGCCTATGGCGTTTTATTTTGCCGCTACAACTGCAAGACCACAAAGATGGCCACAGCGGCACAACAGACTAA